A genomic window from Synechococcus sp. CBW1107 includes:
- a CDS encoding IS256 family transposase: MTLTHSGASELSQLMEGTTAGALIPEIVRRGFQDLLEAEVSALTGAQLHERCPDQRSTHRNGYRERLLTTQVGDLSLAIPRLRQGSFFPSWLEPRRRVDKALYAVVMEAYTGGISTRKVDALVEALGGASGISKSEVSRICQGLDEQVKAFLGRPLDHARFPYVYLDATYLHGRLGRNMQVVSRAVVVAIGINALGYREVLGIAVGDSEAEGFWRQFLGSLKERGLDGTRLVISDAHLGLTAAIKRMFQGSSWQRCRVHFLRNLLSHVPKAGQDMVAAAMKAVFVIQAPDQVRAHWQRVTEMLRKQFPGAVPVMEAARDDVLAFLHFPQEHWRKVWSTNPLERLNKEIKRRTNVVGIFPNDPAIVRLVGSQLLEQQEEWQLERRRFFSEATMAKIPEPEEPLELTDADPNAQPAATIS, encoded by the coding sequence ATGACCCTCACCCATAGTGGCGCCTCCGAGCTGAGCCAGCTCATGGAGGGCACCACCGCTGGCGCCCTGATCCCAGAGATCGTGCGCCGGGGTTTCCAGGACCTGCTGGAAGCCGAGGTTTCTGCCCTCACGGGCGCTCAACTCCATGAGCGCTGCCCCGATCAGCGCTCCACCCATCGCAACGGCTACCGGGAGCGGCTGCTCACCACCCAGGTGGGCGACCTCAGCCTGGCCATTCCCAGGTTGCGGCAGGGCAGCTTCTTTCCCAGCTGGCTGGAGCCACGCCGCCGGGTGGACAAGGCGCTCTACGCCGTGGTGATGGAGGCCTACACCGGCGGGATCTCCACCCGCAAGGTCGACGCCCTGGTGGAGGCGCTGGGCGGGGCCAGCGGCATCTCCAAATCGGAGGTGAGCCGCATCTGCCAGGGGCTCGATGAGCAGGTGAAAGCCTTTCTGGGCCGGCCGCTTGACCATGCCCGCTTTCCCTACGTCTACCTCGACGCCACCTACCTCCACGGCCGCCTGGGCCGAAATATGCAGGTGGTGTCGCGGGCGGTGGTGGTGGCGATCGGCATCAATGCCCTCGGCTACCGCGAAGTTCTCGGCATTGCCGTGGGCGACAGCGAGGCGGAGGGCTTCTGGCGTCAGTTCCTGGGCTCACTCAAGGAGCGTGGCCTCGACGGCACCCGCCTGGTGATCTCGGATGCCCACCTGGGCCTGACGGCAGCGATCAAGCGGATGTTCCAGGGCAGTAGCTGGCAGAGGTGCCGGGTGCACTTCCTGCGCAACCTGCTGAGCCATGTGCCCAAGGCCGGCCAGGACATGGTGGCCGCTGCCATGAAAGCGGTGTTCGTGATCCAGGCTCCAGATCAGGTGCGCGCCCACTGGCAGCGGGTCACCGAGATGCTGCGCAAGCAGTTCCCCGGCGCCGTGCCCGTGATGGAAGCCGCCCGGGACGACGTGCTGGCCTTCCTGCACTTCCCCCAGGAGCACTGGCGCAAGGTCTGGAGCACCAACCCGCTCGAGCGCCTCAACAAGGAGATCAAACGCCGCACCAACGTGGTCGGCATCTTCCCCAATGATCCAGCGATCGTGCGCCTGGTGGGCAGCCAGCTGCTGGAGCAGCAGGAGGAATGGCAGCTGGAGCGTCGCCGCTTCTTCTCTGAGGCCACCATGGCCAAGATCCCAGAGCCAGAAGAGCCCTTGGAGCTCACCGATGCAGATCCGAACGCCCAGCCGGCTGCAACCATCAGCTGA
- the istA gene encoding IS21 family transposase, with the protein MTKRRGGSRCQATAKTGPEATRKLVHPVERARQDDKGSAGAPSLEPMVLETAVQTPQDVEAMRRLSAAGWGRRRIAKELGCSPETVRKYLRQGGWQPYGKPCRNTVLDGQREWLRQRFMAHRGNADVVRQELASEKGIEVSLRTVERAVEPWRRELRNAALATVRFETPPGRQLQADFGQCLVSIGGERVRVHLAVLTLGYSRRLLVRAFRSEKQDHWLQALEEGFRHWGGVPQEVLVDNARALVSQHDPERNILVFAERLEEFARYWGFKPRACRPYRARTKGKDERGVAYVKRNAIAGREFSSWAEFEAHLVRWTREVADLRVHGTTGEAPLDRFVRAEAQALQPLEAKPSFLAERELVRIVHSDCCVEVEANWYSAPQALIRQRVSVLVRDQQVLIRHGGRIVAEHRRQRPGSRSRQVIDGHWEGLLPQRQQREAERSLRDGNARRDQEQRPVRSSELARPLAVYAELIGEVAA; encoded by the coding sequence ATGACCAAACGACGAGGAGGCAGCCGCTGTCAGGCGACAGCGAAAACTGGTCCGGAGGCGACACGAAAACTGGTCCACCCCGTGGAGCGAGCCAGGCAGGACGACAAGGGCAGCGCAGGGGCGCCATCTCTGGAGCCGATGGTTCTGGAGACAGCTGTGCAGACCCCTCAGGACGTGGAGGCGATGCGACGGCTATCGGCAGCAGGTTGGGGCCGGAGGCGGATTGCTAAAGAACTGGGCTGTTCACCGGAGACGGTGCGCAAGTACCTGCGGCAGGGTGGCTGGCAGCCCTACGGGAAGCCCTGCCGCAACACGGTTCTCGATGGCCAACGGGAGTGGCTGCGGCAGCGGTTTATGGCCCACCGCGGCAATGCCGATGTGGTGCGGCAGGAGCTGGCCAGTGAGAAGGGAATCGAGGTGAGCCTGCGGACAGTGGAGCGTGCCGTGGAGCCGTGGCGGCGGGAGCTGCGCAACGCGGCCCTGGCGACGGTGCGGTTTGAGACCCCGCCGGGCCGGCAACTGCAGGCAGACTTTGGCCAGTGCCTGGTGAGCATTGGCGGCGAGCGGGTGCGGGTGCACCTGGCGGTGCTCACCCTGGGGTACTCGCGCCGGCTGCTGGTGCGGGCATTCCGCAGCGAGAAGCAGGACCACTGGCTCCAGGCCCTGGAGGAGGGTTTCCGCCACTGGGGCGGGGTACCGCAGGAGGTGCTGGTGGATAACGCCCGTGCGCTGGTGAGCCAGCACGATCCCGAGCGCAACATCCTGGTTTTTGCCGAGCGGCTGGAGGAGTTCGCCCGTTACTGGGGGTTCAAGCCCCGTGCCTGTCGGCCGTACCGGGCCAGAACCAAAGGCAAGGACGAGCGTGGGGTGGCGTACGTCAAGAGGAACGCCATCGCTGGGCGGGAGTTCAGCAGCTGGGCGGAGTTTGAGGCCCATCTGGTGCGCTGGACCCGCGAGGTGGCCGACCTGCGGGTGCACGGCACCACCGGCGAGGCGCCGCTGGACCGGTTTGTGCGGGCAGAAGCCCAGGCGTTGCAGCCGCTGGAGGCCAAGCCGTCGTTCCTGGCGGAGCGGGAGCTGGTGCGGATCGTGCACAGCGACTGCTGCGTGGAGGTGGAGGCGAACTGGTACTCGGCGCCGCAGGCGCTGATCCGTCAGCGGGTGAGCGTGCTGGTGCGCGATCAACAGGTACTGATCCGCCACGGCGGCCGGATCGTCGCTGAGCACAGGCGCCAGCGGCCCGGTAGCCGCAGCCGCCAGGTGATCGACGGCCATTGGGAGGGCCTGCTGCCGCAACGGCAGCAGCGCGAGGCGGAGCGATCGCTGCGGGATGGCAACGCAAGACGTGATCAGGAGCAGCGCCCGGTCCGCAGCTCTGAACTGGCCCGGCCTCTGGCGGTTTATGCCGAGCTGATCGGGGAGGTGGCGGCATGA
- the istA gene encoding IS21 family transposase encodes MSLDSRQEVAAAAAGLSVSSAHRIDHGRLQPKAAKPRGRRRPDPLAEVWEPLLLPLLERHPALTPTTLLEHLQEQKPDQDWSSLKRTLQRRVQHWKSLHGPTPEVMFPLAYLPGEISFCDFTKVKRVAITLRGEPFPHLLFHYRLAWSGWAYGQVIHGGESFVALSEGLQNALAACGGVTRELRTDRLSAASRNRDGSYALDITPRYQALCAHYGLSPSRNNRGVAHENGIVEAPHGHVKRRLEQKLLLRGSCDFDEPAEYGELLAEVFSALNAPRQRRYEQELEHLMALPERRPSKWCNSGGSAPA; translated from the coding sequence ATGTCGCTTGACAGCCGCCAGGAGGTGGCTGCTGCGGCGGCAGGTCTTTCGGTGAGCAGTGCCCACCGGATTGATCACGGCCGCCTCCAACCGAAAGCTGCCAAACCCCGTGGTCGGCGGCGTCCAGACCCGTTGGCCGAGGTGTGGGAGCCCTTGCTGCTGCCGCTGCTGGAGCGCCATCCGGCCCTGACACCCACCACCTTGCTGGAGCACCTGCAGGAGCAAAAGCCTGATCAGGACTGGAGTTCGCTGAAACGCACCCTGCAGCGGCGGGTGCAGCACTGGAAATCTCTGCATGGCCCGACGCCGGAGGTGATGTTCCCCCTGGCGTATCTGCCCGGCGAGATCAGCTTCTGCGACTTCACCAAGGTCAAGCGGGTGGCGATCACCCTGCGGGGAGAGCCGTTCCCGCACCTGCTGTTCCACTACCGCCTCGCCTGGAGCGGCTGGGCCTACGGCCAGGTGATCCACGGTGGCGAGAGCTTTGTCGCCCTCTCAGAAGGACTCCAGAACGCCCTGGCGGCCTGTGGTGGCGTGACCCGAGAACTGCGCACCGATCGGCTCTCGGCCGCCAGCCGCAACCGTGACGGCAGCTACGCCCTCGACATCACGCCTCGCTACCAGGCCCTTTGCGCCCATTACGGGCTCTCCCCCAGCCGGAACAACCGCGGCGTGGCCCATGAGAACGGCATCGTCGAGGCACCTCACGGCCATGTGAAACGTCGGCTGGAGCAGAAGCTTCTGCTGCGTGGCAGCTGTGATTTCGACGAGCCGGCCGAATACGGCGAACTGTTGGCTGAGGTGTTCAGTGCCCTCAATGCCCCGCGCCAGCGGCGCTACGAGCAGGAGCTCGAGCATTTGATGGCCTTGCCGGAGCGGCGTCCCAGCAAGTGGTGTAACTCAGGAGGATCAGCCCCGGCGTAG
- the istB gene encoding IS21-like element helper ATPase IstB, with the protein MSPTNPRNRSTAAIPPVPTEELEAMLTRLRLPAIRDRLDALLEEAARREMNLREALAWLCAAEVARKDQLRMEMALRLARFPYVRTLEAFDFEAQPSIDPAQIRELATCRWVANGDTLLLLGPPGVGKTHLAVALGREAVRLGHSVQYVGAMELISALAKAQAQHALEGRLTQYAKTRLLIIDELGYLPLEPNAAYLFFQLISRCYQRGSVLITSNRPVMEWGEVFGDQVVATAILDRLLHHSHVLTIRGDSYRLREKRRSGLIRPQAGGSSSPDSAGLRPPPPGEKA; encoded by the coding sequence ATGAGTCCCACCAACCCACGCAACCGATCCACAGCGGCGATACCACCGGTACCGACCGAGGAGCTGGAGGCAATGCTCACCCGCCTACGGCTCCCAGCAATCCGCGACCGCCTCGATGCGCTGCTGGAGGAAGCGGCAAGGCGGGAGATGAACCTGCGCGAGGCCCTGGCCTGGCTGTGCGCGGCCGAGGTGGCACGCAAAGACCAGCTGCGGATGGAGATGGCGCTGCGGCTGGCGCGCTTCCCCTATGTGCGCACGCTGGAAGCGTTCGATTTCGAGGCCCAGCCGTCGATCGACCCGGCCCAGATCCGTGAGTTGGCCACCTGCCGCTGGGTGGCCAACGGCGACACCCTGCTGCTGCTCGGGCCGCCGGGTGTGGGCAAGACCCACCTGGCGGTGGCGCTGGGCCGGGAGGCGGTGCGTCTCGGTCACAGCGTCCAGTACGTCGGTGCCATGGAGCTGATCAGCGCCCTGGCCAAGGCCCAGGCGCAGCACGCCCTGGAGGGCCGGCTGACGCAGTACGCCAAAACCCGGCTGCTGATCATCGATGAGCTGGGCTACCTGCCGCTGGAGCCGAACGCTGCGTACCTGTTCTTCCAGCTGATCTCCCGCTGCTACCAGCGCGGCAGCGTGCTGATCACCTCCAACCGCCCCGTCATGGAATGGGGCGAGGTGTTTGGCGATCAGGTGGTCGCCACAGCGATCCTCGACCGGCTGCTGCACCACAGCCACGTGCTGACGATCCGGGGCGACAGCTACCGGCTCAGGGAGAAGCGGCGCAGCGGCCTGATCCGCCCGCAGGCGGGCGGTTCCTCCTCACCGGACAGCGCTGGCCTACGGCCACCACCGCCCGGTGAGAAGGCCTAA